One Streptomyces lincolnensis genomic region harbors:
- a CDS encoding gas vesicle structural protein GvpA, with translation MTVVPAQQSGGGGGSSGLYDVLELVLDRGLVIDAFIRVSLVGIEILKIDVRVVVASVDTYLRFAEACNRLDLESGPNKSPGLPDVVGSITESGARGKSKGALSGAAETISGAFKEAREEGQTESRPRARKSTASRRKEEEQ, from the coding sequence ATGACCGTTGTCCCGGCCCAGCAGAGCGGCGGCGGAGGCGGCAGCAGCGGCCTCTACGACGTTCTGGAACTCGTCCTCGACAGGGGTCTCGTCATCGACGCGTTCATACGGGTCTCCCTGGTAGGTATCGAGATCCTGAAGATCGACGTACGTGTCGTCGTGGCAAGCGTCGACACCTATCTGCGCTTCGCCGAAGCGTGCAACCGGCTCGACCTGGAATCCGGCCCGAACAAGAGCCCGGGCCTGCCCGACGTCGTCGGCTCGATCACCGAGTCCGGCGCCCGCGGCAAGTCCAAGGGAGCGCTGTCCGGCGCCGCCGAGACCATCTCCGGCGCCTTCAAGGAGGCACGTGAGGAGGGTCAGACCGAGTCCAGGCCGCGTGCCCGCAAGTCCACCGCCTCGCGCAGGAAGGAGGAAGAGCAGTGA
- a CDS encoding transketolase, producing MNTGELVELAQQLRVDSVRAAAAAGSGHPTSSMSAADLMAVLLANHFRYDFERPAHPGNDRFVLSKGHASPLLYSAYKAAGVIDDEELLTFRKQGSRLEGHPTPRRLDWVETATGSLGQGLPVGVGIALAGKRLERTGYRVWVLCGDSEMAEGSVWEAAEHAGHEHLDNLTAIVDVNRLGQRGPTRHGHDLDAYARRFQAFGWHTVEVDGHDVDAIGRAYGEAESTKGQPTAILARTLKGKGVADVQDREGLHGKPLKNADEAIEELGGVRDLRVEVHEPPAARMLHAVRAGHLELPRFEKGDEIATRNAFGQALTALGTARGDVVALDGEVGDSTRAEFFAKEHPDRYIECYIAEQQMVAAAVGLAARGWVPYASTFAAFLTRAHDFVRMASISGSGINLVGSHAGVAIGQDGPSQMGLEDLAMMRAVHGSTVLYPCDANQTAHLVAEMAGLEGIRYLRTNRGEGPVIYGPDEEFPIGGSKVLRSSDQDRLTIVAAGVTVFEALAAADALERDGIRVRVIDLYSVKPVDRFTLRQAAEDTGCLMTVEDHREEGGLGDAVLDAFLDGRPTPRLVRLAVRTMPGSASPEEQLHAAGIDAESITAAGKLLVEEAVVR from the coding sequence ATGAACACCGGTGAACTCGTCGAACTCGCCCAGCAGTTGCGCGTCGACAGTGTGCGCGCGGCCGCCGCGGCGGGCTCCGGGCACCCCACGTCCTCGATGTCCGCCGCCGATCTGATGGCCGTACTGCTGGCGAACCACTTCCGCTACGACTTCGAGCGCCCCGCCCACCCGGGCAACGACCGGTTCGTGCTGTCCAAGGGACACGCCTCGCCCCTGCTGTACTCCGCCTACAAGGCGGCCGGTGTCATCGACGACGAGGAGCTGCTCACCTTCCGCAAGCAGGGCAGCCGCCTCGAAGGGCACCCCACACCGCGCCGGCTGGACTGGGTCGAGACGGCCACCGGCTCGCTCGGGCAGGGGCTGCCGGTGGGCGTCGGGATCGCCCTGGCGGGCAAGCGGCTGGAGCGCACCGGATACCGGGTGTGGGTGCTGTGCGGCGACAGCGAGATGGCGGAGGGCTCGGTCTGGGAGGCCGCCGAGCACGCCGGGCACGAGCACCTCGACAACCTCACCGCGATCGTCGACGTCAACCGGCTCGGCCAGCGCGGACCCACCCGGCACGGCCACGACCTCGACGCCTACGCCCGCCGCTTCCAGGCCTTCGGATGGCACACCGTCGAGGTGGACGGCCACGACGTCGACGCGATCGGCCGGGCCTACGGCGAGGCCGAGTCCACCAAGGGCCAGCCGACCGCGATCCTCGCCCGCACCCTGAAGGGCAAGGGCGTCGCCGACGTACAGGACCGCGAGGGACTGCACGGCAAGCCGCTGAAGAACGCCGACGAGGCGATCGAGGAACTCGGCGGCGTCCGCGATCTCCGCGTCGAGGTCCACGAGCCGCCCGCCGCCCGCATGCTGCACGCCGTCCGCGCCGGGCACCTGGAACTGCCGCGCTTCGAGAAGGGCGACGAGATCGCCACCCGCAACGCCTTCGGGCAGGCCCTCACGGCGCTCGGCACCGCCCGCGGGGACGTCGTCGCCCTGGACGGCGAGGTCGGCGACTCCACCCGGGCGGAGTTCTTCGCCAAGGAACACCCCGACCGCTACATCGAGTGCTACATCGCCGAGCAGCAGATGGTCGCCGCCGCCGTCGGCCTCGCCGCCCGCGGCTGGGTGCCGTACGCCTCGACCTTCGCGGCCTTCCTGACCCGGGCCCACGACTTCGTGCGCATGGCGTCGATCAGCGGCTCCGGCATCAACCTCGTCGGCTCCCACGCCGGCGTCGCCATCGGGCAGGACGGGCCCAGCCAGATGGGCCTGGAGGACCTGGCGATGATGCGGGCGGTGCACGGCTCCACCGTGCTGTACCCGTGCGACGCCAACCAGACCGCGCACCTCGTCGCCGAGATGGCCGGGCTGGAGGGCATCCGCTATCTGCGCACCAACCGCGGTGAGGGCCCGGTGATCTACGGGCCCGACGAGGAGTTCCCGATCGGGGGCAGCAAGGTGCTGCGCTCCTCCGACCAGGACCGTCTGACGATCGTCGCGGCGGGCGTCACCGTCTTCGAGGCGCTGGCCGCCGCCGACGCGCTGGAGCGGGACGGCATCCGGGTCCGGGTGATCGACCTGTACTCGGTCAAGCCCGTCGACCGGTTCACCCTGCGGCAGGCCGCCGAGGACACCGGCTGTCTGATGACGGTGGAGGACCACCGCGAGGAGGGCGGTCTCGGCGACGCCGTCCTGGACGCGTTCCTCGACGGGCGGCCGACGCCCCGCCTGGTCCGCCTGGCCGTCCGGACGATGCCGGGTTCGGCGTCCCCCGAGGAGCAACTGCACGCCGCCGGCATCGACGCCGAGTCGATCACGGCGGCCGGGAAGCTGCTCGTGGAGGAGGCGGTCGTGCGGTGA
- a CDS encoding GvpL/GvpF family gas vesicle protein, which yields MSTYVYGITAASHPSLPEGMGGVGDPPRPVRILKEGELAAVVSDAPEGLRPKRRDLLAHQTVLSEAGAAACVLPMRFGSVAPDDGTVTGVLAERADHYKERLRTLDGRVEYNVKATHDEEAVLHRVMSENPEIRGLTEANRQAGGGSYEQRLQLGEMVVAAVKTREAEDATEVQRALEPVAEAISVGPESTGWLVNISFLVHRDSAAAFLNEVEQVRKGHPHLELRVNGPLPPYSFVDPGPAEPAGTTAGAESAEE from the coding sequence GTGAGCACGTATGTGTACGGCATCACCGCCGCGTCCCACCCTTCGTTGCCGGAGGGCATGGGAGGTGTCGGCGACCCGCCGCGCCCCGTGCGCATCCTGAAGGAGGGCGAGCTCGCGGCGGTCGTCAGCGACGCGCCTGAGGGCCTGCGCCCCAAGCGCCGGGACCTGCTCGCCCACCAGACGGTGCTGAGCGAGGCCGGCGCGGCCGCCTGCGTGCTGCCCATGCGGTTCGGCAGCGTCGCCCCCGACGACGGCACCGTCACCGGGGTGCTCGCCGAACGCGCCGACCACTACAAGGAGCGGCTGCGCACCCTCGACGGCAGGGTCGAGTACAACGTCAAGGCCACCCACGACGAGGAGGCCGTGCTGCACCGCGTGATGTCCGAGAACCCGGAGATCCGCGGCCTGACCGAGGCCAACCGGCAGGCGGGCGGCGGCAGTTACGAGCAGCGGCTGCAACTCGGCGAGATGGTCGTCGCGGCCGTCAAGACCCGCGAGGCCGAGGACGCCACCGAGGTGCAGCGGGCCCTGGAACCGGTCGCCGAGGCCATCAGCGTGGGCCCCGAGTCCACCGGCTGGCTCGTCAACATCTCGTTCCTGGTGCACCGGGACTCCGCCGCGGCCTTCCTGAACGAGGTGGAGCAGGTCCGCAAGGGCCATCCGCACCTTGAGCTCAGGGTCAACGGCCCGCTGCCGCCGTACAGCTTCGTCGACCCCGGTCCCGCCGAGCCGGCCGGCACCACGGCCGGTGCCGAGAGCGCGGAGGAGTGA
- a CDS encoding hydrophobic protein codes for MVPILLVLLLVLILFGAGFAVKILWWIALAVLVLWLLGFLMRSTTAGGSRGRWYRW; via the coding sequence ATGGTTCCCATTCTGCTGGTACTGCTTCTGGTGCTGATTCTTTTCGGTGCCGGATTCGCGGTGAAAATACTCTGGTGGATCGCACTGGCCGTTCTGGTGCTATGGCTTCTGGGCTTCCTGATGCGGAGTACGACCGCGGGCGGAAGCAGGGGTCGTTGGTACAGGTGGTGA
- a CDS encoding gas vesicle protein: MTMPSRVPEPYGHGSGANLADILERVLDKGIVIAGDIRINLLDIELLTIKLRLIVASVDKAKEMGIDWWEDDPALSTRARRSELARENAELRERLARIERLEPARTEEERESS; the protein is encoded by the coding sequence ATGACCATGCCCAGCCGGGTGCCCGAGCCCTACGGCCACGGGAGTGGCGCCAACCTCGCCGACATCCTGGAGCGGGTGCTCGACAAGGGCATCGTGATCGCCGGTGACATCCGCATCAACCTGCTCGACATCGAACTGCTCACGATCAAGCTGCGGCTGATCGTCGCCTCGGTCGACAAGGCGAAGGAGATGGGCATCGACTGGTGGGAGGACGACCCGGCCTTGTCCACGCGGGCCCGGCGCAGCGAACTCGCCCGGGAGAACGCCGAGTTGCGCGAGCGGCTCGCCCGCATCGAACGGCTCGAACCCGCCCGCACCGAGGAGGAGAGGGAGAGCTCATGA
- a CDS encoding gas vesicle protein K, giving the protein MTERRNRLDLEPDTVERDLVKLVLTVVELLRQLMERQALRRFDTGDLSEEQEERIGLTLMLLDDRMTELRERYGLRPEDLNLDLGPLGPLLPRD; this is encoded by the coding sequence GTGACCGAACGACGCAACCGGCTGGACCTCGAACCCGACACCGTCGAGCGGGACCTGGTCAAACTCGTGCTCACCGTGGTGGAACTGCTGCGCCAGCTCATGGAGCGCCAGGCGCTGCGCCGGTTCGACACCGGTGACCTCAGCGAGGAGCAGGAGGAGCGGATCGGGCTGACGCTGATGCTCCTCGACGACCGGATGACCGAACTGCGCGAGCGCTACGGACTGCGGCCCGAGGACCTGAATCTGGACCTCGGGCCGCTCGGACCTCTGCTTCCCCGGGACTGA
- a CDS encoding SRPBCC family protein, translating into MTETLGAARNVTDKARSNPVTDVARSEAADRLKAEVQEYLAAQLQRVLVGVGRKLGETTGKLNDIAEGNSPGFAKLALDGGRKLAEGKGPLRSAVELGASRAKDNVVGAVKNLAGGKGKRKGGAGQKPTVIIEFIDVGVPLRTAYDQWTQYQDFSTFAKGVKSANRADDTHSDWQMKIFWSNRSWKATTTEQIPDDRISWTSEGAKGTTKGVVSFHRLADNLTRVLLVIEYYPKGLFEKTGNIWRAQGRRARLDLKHYARFITLKGEAEDGWRGEIQDGEVVQSHDEAVAEEQEAEEEPAAEDEEAYQDEEEDEEQEEGPYGELEESQEGKDAEDEYEEYGDEDAEPEAEAPEEEEEEYEYAERGSRR; encoded by the coding sequence ATGACCGAGACCCTCGGTGCCGCCCGGAACGTCACCGACAAGGCCAGAAGCAATCCCGTGACCGACGTCGCCCGCAGCGAGGCCGCCGACCGGCTCAAGGCCGAGGTGCAGGAGTACCTCGCCGCACAGCTCCAGCGCGTCCTGGTGGGTGTCGGCCGCAAGCTCGGCGAGACCACCGGCAAGCTGAACGACATCGCCGAGGGCAACAGCCCCGGCTTCGCCAAGCTCGCCCTCGACGGCGGCCGCAAGCTCGCCGAGGGCAAGGGGCCGCTGCGCAGCGCGGTGGAACTCGGCGCCTCCCGCGCCAAGGACAACGTCGTGGGCGCTGTCAAGAACCTCGCCGGCGGCAAGGGCAAACGCAAGGGCGGCGCCGGCCAGAAGCCGACCGTCATCATCGAGTTCATCGACGTCGGCGTGCCGCTGCGCACGGCCTACGACCAGTGGACCCAGTACCAGGACTTCTCCACCTTCGCCAAGGGCGTCAAGAGTGCGAACCGCGCCGACGACACCCACTCCGACTGGCAGATGAAGATCTTCTGGTCCAACCGCAGCTGGAAGGCGACCACCACCGAGCAGATCCCCGACGACCGCATCTCCTGGACCTCGGAGGGCGCCAAGGGCACCACCAAGGGCGTCGTCTCCTTCCACCGCCTCGCCGACAACCTCACCCGCGTCCTGCTGGTGATCGAGTACTACCCCAAGGGCCTGTTCGAGAAGACCGGCAACATCTGGCGCGCCCAGGGCCGCCGGGCCCGGCTCGACCTCAAGCACTACGCCCGCTTCATCACGCTCAAGGGCGAGGCCGAGGACGGCTGGCGCGGCGAGATCCAGGACGGCGAGGTCGTCCAGAGCCACGACGAGGCCGTGGCCGAGGAGCAGGAGGCCGAGGAGGAGCCCGCGGCGGAGGACGAGGAGGCGTACCAGGACGAAGAGGAGGACGAGGAACAGGAGGAAGGCCCGTACGGGGAGCTGGAGGAGAGCCAGGAAGGCAAGGACGCGGAGGACGAGTACGAGGAGTACGGCGACGAGGACGCCGAGCCGGAGGCGGAGGCACCGGAGGAAGAGGAAGAGGAGTACGAGTACGCCGAACGCGGGAGCCGACGATGA
- a CDS encoding NAD(P)/FAD-dependent oxidoreductase: MSRPRIVIVGAGFAGYRTAKELSRMSRGKADITLLNPTDYFLYLPLLPQVAAGILEPRRVTVSLSDTLPHVRLVLGEADGIDLDARTVHYTDPEGDDGTLTYDRLVLAAGSVNKLLPIPGVAENAHGFRGLPEALYLRDHVTRQVELAAASDDPASCAARCTFVVVGAGYTGTEVAAHGKLFTDAQVRKHPLREGMRPRWLLLDVADRVLPELDERLSRTADRTLKERGVEVRMGTSVKEATPDGVLLTDGEFVESRTLVWCVGVRPDPLAEALGLPMERGRLLVDPHLQVPGRPEVFACGDAAAVPDLRNPGQFTPTTAQHAWRQGRTAARNVAASLGVGMRRPYEHRDLGFVVDLGGAKAAANPLGVPLSGVAAGAVTRGYHLAAMPGNRVRVAADWLLDSVLPRQAVQLGLVRSWSVPLDTASPELARVPGRPPGRQDTKAMSGPGAATAQDTHPTDPTENGPGLGSHENRPGSTPAMNQPVGESATRRPGGEPAMNRPGGEPARNQPAPEPAKNQPGGEPAKNQPAPEPAKNQPGGEPAKNQPGGEPGKAPGPVRRADDAPADTPAEGDS, from the coding sequence GTGAGTCGACCCCGCATCGTGATCGTCGGAGCCGGCTTCGCCGGGTACCGGACAGCGAAGGAACTGTCCCGGATGTCCCGCGGCAAGGCCGACATCACCCTGCTGAACCCGACCGACTACTTCCTGTACCTGCCCCTGCTGCCCCAGGTCGCGGCCGGGATCCTGGAGCCGCGCCGGGTCACCGTCTCCCTGTCCGACACCCTGCCGCACGTCCGCCTGGTGCTCGGCGAGGCCGACGGCATCGACCTGGACGCCCGGACCGTGCACTACACCGACCCGGAGGGTGACGACGGCACGCTGACCTACGACCGGCTGGTGCTGGCCGCCGGAAGCGTCAACAAGCTGCTGCCCATCCCGGGCGTCGCCGAGAACGCCCACGGCTTCCGCGGTCTGCCCGAGGCGCTGTACCTGCGCGACCACGTGACCCGGCAGGTGGAACTCGCGGCGGCGAGCGACGATCCCGCGAGCTGCGCCGCCCGGTGCACCTTCGTCGTGGTCGGCGCGGGGTACACCGGCACCGAGGTCGCGGCGCACGGCAAGCTCTTCACCGACGCGCAGGTGCGCAAACACCCGCTCCGGGAGGGCATGCGGCCGCGCTGGCTGCTCCTGGACGTGGCCGACCGGGTCCTGCCCGAGCTGGACGAACGGCTGTCCCGGACCGCCGACCGCACGCTGAAGGAACGCGGCGTGGAGGTGCGCATGGGGACCTCCGTGAAGGAGGCCACGCCGGACGGGGTGCTGCTGACCGACGGGGAGTTCGTCGAGTCGCGCACGCTGGTCTGGTGCGTGGGGGTGCGGCCCGATCCGCTCGCCGAAGCGCTCGGGCTGCCGATGGAACGCGGCCGGCTGCTCGTCGACCCGCACCTCCAGGTGCCCGGCCGGCCCGAGGTGTTCGCGTGCGGTGACGCGGCCGCGGTGCCCGACCTGCGCAACCCGGGGCAGTTCACCCCGACGACCGCGCAGCACGCCTGGCGGCAGGGACGGACGGCCGCGCGCAACGTCGCCGCGTCCCTGGGCGTAGGCATGCGCCGCCCCTACGAACACCGGGACCTGGGCTTCGTCGTGGACCTGGGCGGCGCGAAGGCCGCCGCCAACCCGCTGGGCGTCCCGCTGTCCGGCGTGGCGGCCGGCGCGGTCACCCGCGGCTACCACCTCGCGGCGATGCCCGGCAATCGCGTCCGGGTCGCCGCGGACTGGCTGCTGGACTCCGTCCTGCCGCGCCAGGCCGTCCAGTTGGGCCTCGTCCGGTCCTGGTCGGTCCCCCTGGACACGGCGTCCCCGGAACTGGCCCGGGTCCCGGGCCGCCCACCCGGCCGCCAGGACACCAAGGCCATGTCGGGCCCGGGCGCGGCCACAGCCCAGGACACCCACCCCACCGACCCGACCGAGAACGGCCCCGGCCTCGGGTCACACGAGAACCGGCCGGGTTCCACGCCTGCCATGAACCAGCCGGTTGGCGAGTCCGCCACGAGGCGCCCGGGCGGCGAGCCGGCCATGAACCGGCCGGGTGGTGAGCCCGCCCGCAATCAGCCGGCTCCCGAGCCCGCCAAGAACCAGCCCGGCGGTGAACCCGCCAAGAACCAACCGGCCCCCGAGCCCGCCAAGAACCAACCCGGCGGCGAACCTGCCAAGAACCAGCCCGGTGGGGAGCCCGGCAAGGCGCCCGGCCCCGTGCGGCGTGCCGATGACGCGCCTGCCGACACCCCCGCGGAAGGAGACTCATGA
- a CDS encoding gas vesicle protein translates to MTVIERREVALVDLLDRLLAGGVVITGDITLRIADVDLVRIDLNALISSVNAQVPSPWGD, encoded by the coding sequence GTGACCGTGATCGAGCGTCGTGAGGTCGCTCTGGTGGACCTCCTGGACCGGCTGCTGGCCGGCGGGGTCGTCATCACCGGCGACATCACCCTGCGCATCGCGGACGTCGACCTCGTCCGCATCGACCTGAACGCGCTGATCAGCTCGGTGAACGCGCAGGTGCCGTCGCCGTGGGGAGACTGA
- a CDS encoding gas vesicle protein, giving the protein MTNTKGSSESQNSRNPRKGEERDTERNVAENRPSPMEVLRDACAQLGELTGMSVESASAFEQTEDGWSLEVEVLELARVPDTMSLLASYRVDVDSRGQLTGYRRVRRYERGRADPHGRSGGR; this is encoded by the coding sequence ATGACGAACACAAAAGGCTCATCGGAGTCACAGAATTCACGGAATCCCCGTAAAGGTGAAGAAAGGGACACGGAGCGTAACGTGGCGGAGAACCGGCCGAGCCCCATGGAGGTGCTGCGCGACGCGTGCGCCCAGCTCGGGGAGCTGACCGGCATGTCCGTCGAGAGCGCGTCCGCCTTCGAGCAGACCGAGGACGGCTGGTCCCTGGAGGTCGAGGTCCTGGAACTCGCGAGGGTGCCCGACACGATGAGCCTCCTGGCGAGCTACCGGGTCGATGTCGACTCCCGGGGACAGCTCACCGGCTACCGGCGCGTTCGTCGATACGAACGCGGGCGGGCCGATCCCCACGGACGGAGCGGCGGCCGCTAG
- a CDS encoding DNA primase, with product MNRVGMGLAVGAGYFLGRTRKMKLAFAVGTLVAGKRMHLSPRALADLVAGQLRDNPQFKEIGDQLREDLRGVGKAATGAMVERRIDALADRLHGRTAQVRDQLSGVVPDTSDLGFEDDEDDEADERDNRRDPRSEESEDSDADYDDSDDTDDDEPAESPAPRRRAPAKKSTGSAKKAAGKAPAKKAAKTAEKAPAKKAAKKTAGPARKTAKKTAAKKTSAAGDSARSARARLPKGGGER from the coding sequence ATGAATCGAGTGGGAATGGGCCTCGCGGTAGGGGCCGGATACTTCCTGGGACGCACCAGGAAAATGAAACTGGCGTTCGCCGTCGGCACCCTGGTGGCCGGCAAGCGGATGCATCTGAGCCCGCGGGCGCTCGCGGACCTGGTGGCCGGACAGCTGCGGGACAACCCGCAGTTCAAGGAGATCGGGGACCAGCTGCGCGAGGACCTGCGGGGTGTCGGCAAAGCGGCCACGGGCGCCATGGTCGAGCGGCGGATCGACGCGCTCGCCGACCGGCTGCACGGCCGCACCGCCCAGGTCCGCGACCAGCTCTCGGGCGTCGTGCCGGACACCTCCGACCTCGGCTTCGAGGACGACGAGGATGACGAGGCCGATGAGCGGGACAACCGGCGCGACCCGCGCTCCGAGGAGTCTGAGGACTCCGACGCGGACTACGACGACAGCGACGACACTGACGACGACGAGCCCGCCGAGTCCCCCGCGCCGCGCCGCAGGGCACCCGCGAAGAAGAGCACCGGCTCGGCGAAGAAGGCGGCCGGGAAGGCGCCCGCGAAGAAGGCGGCCAAGACCGCGGAGAAGGCACCCGCCAAGAAAGCGGCCAAGAAGACCGCGGGCCCGGCGAGGAAGACCGCCAAGAAGACGGCCGCGAAGAAGACCTCCGCGGCCGGCGACTCGGCCCGCTCCGCGCGGGCCCGGCTGCCGAAGGGAGGCGGCGAGCGATGA
- a CDS encoding gas vesicle protein GvpG yields MGLISEVLLLPFAPVRGSAWVIGQVLHEAERLYYDPATVRAELARLEERLEAGEIDEEEFDRQEDELLDRLEIGLRGGAGTADGTAR; encoded by the coding sequence GTGGGACTGATCTCGGAAGTGCTGCTGCTGCCGTTCGCACCGGTACGCGGCAGCGCGTGGGTGATCGGCCAGGTGCTGCACGAGGCGGAGCGCCTCTACTACGACCCGGCCACGGTCCGGGCCGAACTCGCCCGGCTGGAGGAACGGTTGGAGGCGGGGGAGATCGACGAGGAGGAGTTCGACCGGCAGGAGGACGAACTGCTCGACCGGCTGGAGATCGGCCTGCGCGGAGGCGCGGGGACGGCTGACGGGACGGCACGATGA
- a CDS encoding GvpL/GvpF family gas vesicle protein, translating into MTGLRYVYAICHPFGTPLQAQLTGVAGDPPRLLHHHGLVAVVSHVPERDFAEGPLRSRLEDLDWLTATARAHQGVIDALTVVTTPLPLRLGTVFWDDSGVRVMIEEREEVFRRTLERLHGRVEWGVKVYAESEPADGDRSGAGPGDGLPAEKAVSGRDYLRQRRMRMRTNENMWQQAEAFAGRLHETLSAFAEDSRLHAPQNATLSGASGRNLLNAAYLVPREESEEFVELVDRTKDDVPGMRVELTGPWAAYSFAGEE; encoded by the coding sequence ATGACCGGGCTGCGGTACGTCTACGCCATCTGCCACCCCTTCGGCACGCCTCTTCAGGCCCAGCTGACGGGGGTGGCCGGCGATCCGCCCAGACTGCTGCACCACCACGGCCTGGTGGCCGTGGTCAGCCATGTACCGGAGCGGGACTTCGCCGAAGGCCCGCTCCGCAGCCGTCTGGAGGACCTGGACTGGCTGACCGCCACCGCCCGCGCCCACCAGGGCGTGATCGACGCGCTCACCGTCGTCACCACTCCGCTGCCGCTGCGCCTGGGCACCGTCTTCTGGGACGACAGCGGCGTCCGCGTGATGATCGAGGAACGCGAGGAGGTGTTCAGGCGCACCCTGGAGCGGCTGCACGGCCGGGTGGAGTGGGGCGTCAAGGTGTACGCCGAGTCGGAACCCGCCGACGGCGACCGGAGCGGGGCCGGACCGGGCGACGGGCTCCCGGCCGAGAAGGCCGTGTCGGGACGTGACTATCTGCGGCAGCGGCGCATGCGGATGCGCACGAACGAGAACATGTGGCAGCAGGCGGAGGCCTTCGCGGGCCGGCTGCACGAAACGCTGTCCGCGTTCGCCGAGGATTCCCGGCTGCACGCCCCGCAGAACGCCACGCTTTCCGGGGCCTCCGGACGCAACCTGCTCAATGCCGCCTATCTCGTGCCGCGCGAGGAATCCGAGGAATTCGTGGAACTGGTGGACCGGACGAAGGACGACGTCCCGGGAATGCGGGTGGAACTCACCGGCCCCTGGGCCGCCTATTCCTTCGCGGGGGAGGAGTGA
- the ligD gene encoding non-homologous end-joining DNA ligase: MSADDTQGAARTVRAGRHTVRIHRQDKVLFPGGGGAKEYTKGDLVDYHRSVAPFMLPHLRGRPLMLERHPDGLDGPRFMQKNTPDSYPEWIHRVEVAKEGGTVCHTVCDDTATLVYLADQAALTLHRWLSRTGRIECPDRMVFDLDPSGDDFGAVREAARLLGELLDELKLPSALMTTGSRGLHVIVPVTGHHDFDEVRSFARDVADTLVAGHPDTLTTAARKKERGDRLYLDIQRNAYAQTAVAPFTVRAKPGAPVATPIDWSQLDDPDLDARRWTIADAVEQARTNPWAGVMAKGRALGPARRRLNPLMP, from the coding sequence GTGAGCGCGGACGACACCCAGGGCGCCGCACGGACCGTCCGGGCGGGCCGGCACACCGTGCGGATCCACCGCCAGGACAAGGTCCTCTTTCCCGGTGGCGGCGGCGCGAAGGAGTACACCAAGGGCGACCTGGTCGACTACCACCGGTCCGTCGCCCCCTTCATGCTGCCGCACCTGCGCGGCCGCCCGCTGATGCTGGAGCGGCACCCCGACGGCCTCGACGGCCCCCGGTTCATGCAGAAGAACACCCCGGACTCCTACCCGGAGTGGATCCACCGGGTCGAGGTCGCCAAGGAGGGCGGCACCGTCTGCCACACCGTGTGCGACGACACCGCCACCCTGGTGTACCTCGCCGACCAGGCCGCCCTCACCCTGCACCGCTGGCTGTCCCGGACCGGCCGGATCGAGTGTCCCGACCGCATGGTCTTCGACCTCGATCCCTCCGGGGACGACTTCGGCGCGGTGCGCGAGGCGGCCCGGCTGCTGGGGGAACTGCTCGACGAGCTGAAGCTGCCCTCGGCCCTGATGACCACCGGCTCGCGCGGCCTGCACGTGATCGTCCCGGTCACCGGGCACCACGACTTCGACGAGGTCCGCTCCTTCGCCCGGGACGTGGCCGACACCCTCGTCGCCGGCCACCCCGACACGCTCACCACCGCCGCCCGCAAGAAGGAGCGCGGCGACCGGCTCTACCTCGACATACAGCGCAACGCCTACGCCCAGACCGCCGTCGCGCCCTTCACCGTCCGCGCCAAGCCGGGCGCCCCCGTGGCCACCCCGATCGACTGGAGCCAGCTCGACGATCCGGACCTCGACGCCCGCCGCTGGACCATCGCCGACGCCGTCGAGCAGGCCCGCACCAACCCGTGGGCCGGGGTGATGGCGAAGGGCCGCGCCCTGGGTCCGGCGCGGCGGCGCCTCAACCCGCTGATGCCTTGA